Proteins from one Bradyrhizobium roseum genomic window:
- a CDS encoding sulfite reductase subunit alpha, producing the protein MNQITPSSKIEIIPSSAPFSEAQRSWLNGFFAGLLSDAPTPLSAEQGAAVMQGAGDSDDGEAPWHDQTMPIADRMKLAEGRPLRRRMMAAMAQQDCGQCGYDCHNYSEAIASKSEARLNLCVPGGKETARMLKSLYEEIDKAPAAPSSTPAATPAPPAVVAEPGRSRDNPIAATFLSRRLLNKSGSEKETWHIEFDLSGCGLDYVVGDSFGIFARNDIGLVDQIIALLGASHTTRVNGKTLREVLIDDVSLSPAPDSLFELISFITGGAQREKARALAQGEDPDGDAATLDVMAVLQKFPGARPHPEAFVEALEPLQPRLYSISSSHNATPGQLSLTVDCVRYVVNKRKRLGLASTFLAERIKPGDELKVYVQKAHGFALPADPKTPIIMIGPGTGIAPFRAFLLDRRATGAPGKNWLFFGHQRSDCDFFYADELNAMKTSGLLTRLSLAWSRDGDKKFYVQDRMREVGREVWTWLAEGANLYICGDAKRMAKDVERALVDIVAKFGARSTDEAVSFVAELKKKGRFQQDVY; encoded by the coding sequence ATGAACCAGATCACGCCGTCATCGAAGATCGAGATCATCCCTTCGAGCGCGCCATTTTCCGAGGCGCAGCGTTCCTGGCTGAACGGGTTCTTTGCCGGATTGCTGTCGGATGCGCCGACACCGCTGTCGGCGGAGCAGGGCGCCGCGGTCATGCAGGGCGCCGGCGATAGCGATGACGGCGAAGCGCCGTGGCATGACCAGACGATGCCGATCGCCGACCGCATGAAGCTTGCCGAAGGCCGCCCGTTGCGGCGGCGAATGATGGCGGCGATGGCGCAGCAGGATTGCGGCCAGTGCGGCTACGACTGCCACAACTATTCCGAAGCGATCGCCAGCAAGAGCGAGGCGCGGCTGAACCTGTGCGTTCCCGGCGGCAAGGAAACCGCGCGGATGCTGAAGTCGCTCTATGAGGAGATCGACAAGGCGCCGGCCGCACCGTCGTCGACGCCGGCCGCAACGCCGGCGCCGCCCGCCGTCGTGGCCGAGCCGGGCCGCTCGCGCGACAACCCGATCGCGGCAACCTTCCTGTCGCGCCGGCTGCTCAACAAGTCGGGTTCGGAAAAGGAGACCTGGCACATCGAGTTCGACCTGTCCGGCTGCGGGCTCGACTATGTCGTCGGCGATTCCTTCGGCATTTTTGCGCGTAACGATATCGGCCTGGTCGACCAGATCATCGCGCTGCTCGGCGCCTCCCACACCACCAGGGTGAACGGCAAGACGCTTCGCGAGGTCTTGATTGACGACGTCTCGCTGTCGCCGGCGCCGGACTCTCTGTTCGAGCTGATCTCCTTCATCACCGGCGGCGCCCAGCGTGAGAAGGCGAGGGCGCTGGCGCAGGGCGAGGATCCCGATGGCGACGCGGCGACGCTCGACGTGATGGCGGTACTGCAAAAATTCCCCGGCGCGCGTCCGCACCCGGAGGCGTTTGTCGAGGCGCTGGAGCCCTTGCAGCCGCGGCTCTATTCGATCTCGTCGTCGCACAACGCGACGCCCGGGCAACTGTCGTTGACGGTCGACTGCGTCCGCTATGTCGTCAACAAGCGCAAGCGATTAGGTTTGGCCTCCACCTTCCTTGCCGAACGCATCAAGCCCGGCGACGAACTGAAGGTCTATGTGCAGAAGGCGCACGGCTTCGCGCTGCCGGCCGACCCGAAAACGCCGATCATCATGATCGGGCCGGGCACCGGCATCGCGCCGTTCCGCGCCTTCCTGCTCGACCGCCGCGCCACCGGCGCGCCCGGCAAGAACTGGCTGTTCTTCGGCCATCAGCGCAGCGATTGCGATTTCTTCTATGCGGATGAACTGAACGCCATGAAGACGTCGGGCCTGCTGACGCGGCTGTCGCTGGCGTGGTCGCGCGACGGCGACAAGAAGTTCTACGTGCAGGACCGCATGCGCGAGGTCGGCCGCGAAGTGTGGACCTGGCTCGCCGAAGGCGCCAACCTCTACATCTGCGGCGACGCCAAGCGGATGGCCAAAGACGTCGAGCGTGCGCTGGTCGACATCGTCGCCAAGTTCGGCGCGCGATCGACCGACGAGGCGGTCAGTTTTGTGGCGGAACTGAAGAAGAAGGGCCGGTTCCAGCAGGACGTTTATTAG
- a CDS encoding lysozyme inhibitor LprI family protein yields MLHKLTTDWTPPHPALARIQAHLDHCKELQPGNINEMLCAIEADSAVDTLLNALYGKIVAKLKKAEDPEHDIEDRKELLRRLVASERAWITYREAECSHASADMLGGSGEKTILAQCRLSMRLDRVNTLFRFYKVRAPDIASE; encoded by the coding sequence TTGCTGCACAAGCTGACGACCGACTGGACCCCGCCACACCCGGCGCTTGCTCGTATTCAAGCCCATCTCGATCATTGCAAGGAACTTCAACCCGGCAATATCAACGAGATGCTTTGCGCGATCGAAGCCGATAGCGCCGTTGATACTCTGCTTAACGCGCTGTATGGCAAGATCGTCGCGAAGCTCAAAAAGGCCGAAGATCCTGAACATGACATCGAGGACCGCAAAGAGCTACTAAGGCGGTTAGTGGCGTCAGAACGTGCGTGGATCACTTACCGTGAAGCAGAATGCTCCCATGCATCCGCCGACATGCTGGGTGGAAGTGGTGAAAAGACCATTCTTGCACAGTGCAGGCTTTCGATGAGGCTTGACCGCGTCAACACCCTCTTTCGATTCTATAAGGTCAGAGCTCCCGACATCGCGAGCGAATAG
- a CDS encoding LysR substrate-binding domain-containing protein, with translation MSSRLREFRADQPAIRLVIEAREELSDLSAGDVDFVVRFGDGNWPSAATDLLFGGPLVAVVSPQLVREHRLNGSKIVRELPLIHVERTDDWTSWLGAAGMRAAGERAETIVSHAHLAVEAAIHGAGVALVHSALVVRELSQRHLQLASPCTLSSEKGYWLARSAHQKPTKAAKIVMDWFRKRAQLEGVTLGQAVPSAR, from the coding sequence ATGAGCTCTCGCCTTCGCGAATTTCGAGCCGATCAGCCGGCCATCCGTCTGGTCATCGAGGCCAGGGAGGAGCTATCCGATCTTTCTGCAGGCGATGTCGATTTCGTTGTGAGGTTTGGCGACGGCAACTGGCCCAGCGCGGCCACGGATCTGCTTTTTGGCGGGCCACTTGTTGCGGTGGTCAGCCCGCAGCTGGTTCGAGAGCATCGGCTCAATGGATCAAAGATCGTCCGCGAACTTCCTCTGATCCACGTCGAACGAACGGATGATTGGACCTCGTGGCTGGGCGCTGCCGGGATGCGAGCGGCAGGCGAACGCGCGGAGACCATTGTGAGCCACGCGCATCTCGCGGTGGAGGCTGCGATTCACGGCGCCGGCGTTGCACTGGTCCATTCGGCGCTCGTCGTCAGGGAATTATCCCAACGACACCTGCAGCTCGCATCGCCCTGCACGCTTTCCAGCGAGAAAGGCTATTGGTTGGCGAGATCGGCTCATCAGAAGCCCACGAAGGCCGCAAAGATCGTGATGGACTGGTTCCGCAAGCGTGCACAGCTCGAAGGCGTGACCCTGGGGCAGGCCGTGCCTTCCGCGAGGTAG
- a CDS encoding LamB/YcsF family protein → MATIDLNCDLGEGFGAWEMGNDAAMIELATSVNVACGFHAGDPDIMRHTVELAKARGVSVGAHPGYRDLHGFGRRPMPGLTSSEIENLIAYQIGALQAIATAAGYKVTHVKAHGAISNVACEDDVTARAIANGIKAVDPNLIFVVLANSKLVQAGEAANLPMVHEVFADRAYGDDGLLVSRKKPGAVLHDASEIADRVVRMVQDGAVVSVTGKVIKMRTDTVCIHGDTPGAVEIGRKVREALRDAGITVAPFKTKI, encoded by the coding sequence ATGGCAACCATCGACCTCAATTGCGATCTCGGCGAAGGATTTGGCGCGTGGGAGATGGGCAATGACGCCGCGATGATCGAACTGGCGACGTCGGTGAACGTCGCCTGCGGCTTTCATGCCGGCGACCCCGACATCATGCGCCACACGGTCGAACTGGCAAAGGCGCGCGGCGTCAGCGTCGGCGCGCATCCCGGCTACCGCGACCTCCACGGCTTCGGCCGGCGGCCGATGCCGGGCCTCACATCGTCCGAGATCGAGAATTTGATCGCCTACCAGATCGGCGCGCTGCAGGCGATTGCGACCGCGGCCGGCTACAAGGTCACCCATGTCAAGGCGCACGGCGCGATCTCCAATGTCGCCTGCGAGGACGACGTGACCGCGCGCGCGATCGCCAACGGCATCAAGGCCGTCGATCCCAACCTGATCTTTGTCGTGCTCGCCAATTCAAAACTGGTGCAGGCCGGCGAAGCCGCCAATCTGCCGATGGTGCACGAGGTGTTCGCCGACCGCGCCTATGGCGACGATGGCTTGCTGGTGTCGCGGAAGAAGCCGGGCGCCGTGCTGCACGACGCCAGCGAGATCGCCGACCGAGTCGTGCGGATGGTACAGGACGGCGCGGTGGTGTCCGTGACCGGCAAGGTGATCAAGATGCGAACGGATACCGTCTGCATTCACGGCGATACGCCGGGCGCGGTCGAGATCGGGCGTAAGGTGCGTGAGGCGCTGAGGGATGCAGGGATTACGGTGGCGCCATTCAAGACGAAGATCTGA
- a CDS encoding RidA family protein: MDIVEQRLHAAGLVLPPPIVPAGNYAPFTRSGNQLFIAGQLCYGPDGQVASQHIGQVGVDVSVENATIAARCCALNILAQAKLALGSLERIEQCLRLFGCVNAASPFPSVSLVMNGASDLLVLALGDKGRHARMTIGCLLPRNAAAEVEAIFDVR, encoded by the coding sequence ATGGATATCGTCGAACAACGCTTGCATGCAGCCGGTCTTGTCCTGCCTCCACCCATTGTCCCGGCCGGCAATTACGCTCCCTTCACGCGCAGCGGCAACCAGCTGTTCATTGCCGGCCAGCTCTGCTACGGGCCGGATGGCCAGGTGGCGAGCCAGCATATCGGTCAAGTCGGCGTGGACGTGTCGGTCGAGAATGCGACGATCGCCGCCCGCTGTTGCGCGCTGAATATTCTGGCTCAGGCCAAGTTAGCCCTGGGAAGTCTTGAGCGGATCGAGCAGTGCCTGCGCCTGTTCGGATGCGTCAATGCGGCATCGCCATTTCCTTCCGTCTCGCTGGTCATGAATGGCGCATCGGACCTTCTCGTGCTGGCGCTGGGAGACAAGGGCCGACACGCCCGGATGACCATCGGGTGCCTGCTGCCGAGAAACGCGGCCGCCGAAGTGGAGGCGATATTCGACGTTCGGTGA
- a CDS encoding LysR family transcriptional regulator, translated as MTPALEDRKRCVVGLPVGKLMLSPAKRKLPPLNALRFFEAAARRCSFASAAVELCVTPGAVSRQVRSLEAHLGVNLFRRHPQHLEITPAGAKLAAIARTALDAIEREARRFEKEQNEVRIGVSPNLARGG; from the coding sequence ATGACTCCTGCGCTCGAAGATCGCAAACGATGTGTCGTCGGCCTACCGGTAGGAAAACTCATGCTAAGTCCGGCAAAACGGAAACTCCCACCCCTCAACGCCCTCCGCTTTTTTGAGGCGGCCGCGCGCCGCTGCAGCTTTGCAAGCGCAGCGGTCGAGCTTTGCGTCACGCCTGGTGCGGTGAGCCGACAGGTCCGGTCGCTGGAAGCCCATCTGGGTGTCAATTTATTCCGCAGGCACCCGCAGCATCTGGAGATCACGCCGGCAGGGGCAAAGCTGGCTGCGATTGCGCGCACGGCGCTTGATGCGATTGAGCGGGAGGCCCGGCGGTTCGAGAAGGAGCAGAACGAGGTACGTATCGGCGTATCGCCGAATTTGGCACGCGGTGGATGA
- a CDS encoding DUF7919 family protein — translation MAYFRDLSPYQYGHWDVVRGAQNVGWLALGHTFQTGQALQSDLDLLWAHCKVAIHATRGLHSCEFCSDWSSEGFRVMRNGETIVLGYSEIRVIGPSGQSYAAPSLIYHYIDKHSYKPPDVFVAALRTGPRPPSEAYFEALKTRELEWGSTVR, via the coding sequence ATGGCCTACTTTCGCGATCTCTCTCCATACCAATATGGACATTGGGATGTAGTGCGTGGCGCACAAAACGTTGGTTGGTTGGCCCTCGGCCACACGTTTCAAACTGGACAGGCTCTACAGAGCGATCTCGATCTGCTTTGGGCGCACTGCAAGGTAGCGATACACGCGACGCGGGGTCTGCACTCCTGTGAGTTTTGCTCAGATTGGAGCTCGGAAGGATTTCGCGTGATGCGCAATGGCGAGACGATAGTGCTCGGCTACTCGGAAATCAGAGTGATCGGCCCTTCAGGACAATCTTATGCTGCGCCGAGCCTGATCTATCACTACATCGACAAGCATTCCTACAAGCCGCCTGACGTCTTTGTGGCGGCATTGCGGACCGGGCCGCGCCCGCCGTCGGAGGCATATTTTGAGGCGTTGAAAACGCGTGAGTTGGAATGGGGGTCAACAGTCCGCTGA